A region from the Benincasa hispida cultivar B227 chromosome 12, ASM972705v1, whole genome shotgun sequence genome encodes:
- the LOC120068426 gene encoding olee1-like protein has product MGKSIILLVSGLSLMCLLTLASSEKDRFLVEGKVYCDTCRVQFFTKVSKFLEGATVRLECKEIEGGSVTFSKEAVTDKSGSYSIEADGDHEEELCEVSLVKSDDPDCDEISVEKYEHMARVSITNNSGITNPVRLANPLAFMKKEKLPECKEVLRELGFDDEGILV; this is encoded by the exons atGGGGAAATCCATAATTTTGCTTGTTTCAGGGCTTTCTCTCATGTGTCTCCTAACCCTAGCATCCTCCGAGAAGGATCGATTCTTGGTGGAGGGAAAAGTATATTGCGATACATGCCGCGTTCAATTCTTCACTAAAGTCAGCAAATTCCTCGAGG GTGCTACGGTGAGGCTGGAATGCAAAGAAATCGAAGGAGGAAGCGTGACGTTCAGCAAGGAGGCGGTGACGGATAAGAGCGGAAGCTACAGCATCGAGGCGGACGGAGATCACGAAGAGGAATTGTGCGAAGTATCGTTGGTGAAGAGCGATGATCCAGATTGCGACGAGATATCTGTAGAGAAATACGAGCACATGGCCAGAGTGAGTATCACCAACAACAGTGGAATCACAAATCCCGTTCGCCTTGCTAATCCGCTCGCTTTTATGAAGAAGGAGAAGCTTCCTGAGTGTAAGGAAGTTCTTAGAGAGCTTGGATTTGACGATGAGGGAATCCTTGTTTGA